Part of the Anabrus simplex isolate iqAnaSimp1 chromosome 4, ASM4041472v1, whole genome shotgun sequence genome is shown below.
aggggacaggggaagcacggtggaatgcgcatgctatactaaaTCTTtccatcaggaagagaacttccagttcacctctgattattgaaccattcgtaagttacaactgtaatgttcttgtaaaatggatagaaaatatcctagtggtgccaaaaattaaaagaacaacatttgaaagaaattgaaaagttgccgaaaatatcaacatttttttgataggaagtctacaagtgcatcgacgactgaaaagactgttactggtgaattggaatcttctacaggtaagcAATAGCGTAATATCTCAGTCTGCTGTTTAAAGAGAGATTAGGACTttacggaattggaaagcatgagaattaggaagatggttttaggaataatgaaagggaatcctaatgtgtattttaaacttcaatcacattgtatggaatactcggagtcgtaaataataaattgccgatctcgttggtgtagtggtagcacTAATGACTGCCACTCCCGAAGACTCGGGTACCTTCCCCGGCGCTGCTTCGGGAGGGGGGGGGttggttacgaagaaggggccctacatttttaaatagcccagggcccccaaacaccttaatccggcactgggaATGGGGTTCCTCATCCCTAATAAGTTTGAGATCCACTGGTTTAATTTATGGTCTTTACACTCGGTAATGCAGaaatataatatttgtcacttGCCGAATGAAGAGCGGTGGCACCTAGACTCTTAGAGCGGCTGCTGAAAGATACAAGAGGAACTGAGGAGGGAAATAAAGATGACAACATTATTTCTTATAAATGTCCTATATTTTCAATTTATCCTTAAATTTTAGCACCTGAACAGGACCATTTGGAGAGTACAAAAATGAGTGGTGCTGATAAAGCCAATAAGTCTAAACTCTTGATATAGTTCAGACACAGCACAACGTGAGAGCAGTCAGCCAGACGTTGTCTACGTGAGCCCTATACCCAAACCCTTACCTCATTATTAACTGAAAACTGTATAGACAGTAAACTGTTCAATAGACAATGAAGCAAATGTAACATTCTTTAACAACTTTGGAAGCTATAATAGTTTTtggtataaataaaattaaaactaaGACATCTAATCAGAACTATAACAATAgtaaataaagttaaaaatttcgtTAACATCCAATATACTGTTCCGGTCCGCCTTCAACAATTTGTGATTGTTTTCCTTTGTCTATAGATTTATCAGATAATAATAGTGACATCGGTCGATCGAGTGTCGCAGTTATGAGGGCGTGTATCGCCTGGAACGACGATCACCTTAACATAACGCCTTATAACGCGCTCAGTTCgaagagttgcttttttttttcctgcttATAAAATATgtttcttgcaaaaaaaaaaagcaaaggaatTCTACGCAGCACTGCAAATATTTTCATATCAATCATCCCCAGCAGATGTAAGCTAATGAACAATCAAATGTAACAAGATATGAAAAAGGAAGTGGAGAGGGGGGAACTAACAGAACCTAGGGGGTTACAAACAGTCCGAGTAGCCACAACCACCGCGGGTCTTGATCTCGAGCTGGCGGGAAACACAGCAAGACGAAATAAGGAAAGCAGATCCACAACATGGATCCGCATCGAATTTTGGCAACAGTCCTACCAACCTAACCTACCGGTTGCAAACTTCGTGTAAAAATTTGACTAACGCTTACATCTACAAAATCACTTGGCAAGGtaggaaaatattaaaaattcatTCTTTAAAACCGGAGAAGTCGAGCTGCAGGTTTGGCAATTCATTCCACCCGCTCACAGCTCTCAGAAAGCAGAGAATAATGTGGATTATATCAAGCAATAGATAACGAGACTATATTTAGTCtacaaaatatttcaatatttgacTCAGAAAGTAGAAAAAAAAGATGGAGTTGCTCCATTCATAAAAAATGTGTGTTCCTACCGTCGACCCAATGTAAAGAAGGCACACAACCGTTACAATCTCAGTATAGAACCTTGAACGTGAAGAGAGATTCACTGATATGCTTTTGTACAGTTCATTATATCTACACTTTGGTTTGACTTTCAAGTTagtacctcatatttacatttacattttaatataACGCACATTCTCCATCATGACTACAAACAGTTAACGGAGATGGAGATTCACAAGGCAAATATAACGTCGACAGTCTCCTAGAATTTGGCTTTTCTTAACATTCTTGTTTGATCCCTTTGTGTAAGCTGCAGTGCAGTATGTAGGCACCTCAGTATTCCAGCAGCGCCAAACAACGTCAGGGGAAAGAAGAATACTCCACAAACGTAAGTGGTTCCTCAAACAAGTGAGCGGAAGTGACGCGTACGCCTATGCAAATAGTTAAACGTCTCTTTATGAGGGGGCTTTGCTGGATAGGTGACTGGAAATAGGAGCGGGACACCCCGCTATACTACGTGAGTAGCTTGAAGAACATGATGGCAAGCGATATGTTGATGAAGAGTACCACCAGAACCAGCTGCTGTCTTGAGAACCACTCCTGTAAAAAAAACAAATCTCACATAAAATATCCAAATTATGAAAAGAAATACATTGTTCATAAAATTTATTACACTAAAACTGTAAATTCATGTGGATTTTGAATCAATGTTCTAAACATTCAGAGTCAATTTGTCATATCTAAATACGGACACAAGATTATATTGGTGTTCAACAATATGAATGATCAACATTCAAGACGTGTACAGCGCTCAAAGTTTAAACAAACAGACAGATTCATGATGAGATTTCTGAAAATAGTGGCTTTAGAAATCTATAAAAATCTGATTTAAACATACATTCATTGTTGTGAAAATGTAATGTAAACTGAAATTTTCGTTGAAGGTTACGCGTAGGGCAGTCATGATATCTCGCCTCGCATAGTCGCAGTCGTGCATGTTATTATTCGACCCTGGATTTCTAGGCAGTAATAATttagaacgcaaactaatttggttattaggaagtgacGTCTAGCTCGCTTAATATAAATTCTAGGTGTTCTGATAgagcgtacccctaatgtttactCAGAACTCATATCATAACCGctgtgcaggctagagtatacttgtagctcgcttcagtaagtttgtattctgacCTAATACTACTTAAGAATCAGGGCTCTAATTATTATACGACGCATATGACGAAttatttcttaaaacaataatcacccccccccccaccaaatgcTTTTGCAGGTCATATCACTGCGCTATGAACACTCTCAAAAATGCCTGGTGTTCTACATATCCttcttgaaaattcaatattcattgaacaTATTATCTCTACATACTACTGTATTAGATATTTTACATTAAGAATTCATTTTTTGAGTGTTAATTATGATTACTCTATGTGCTTATTGCAAATCACATTGTCTATGAAGTCTTTTGTAAATGGAAGTAAACTGTAATCTCTCCAACGACCGACCTGACTGCAGGGTAGAAAATGTCAGCTGATGTGTTGGGAGGAACAGGCTGGGTTTAATGGCCCATGTGAAATGTCGATAACTCCAGAACCACCTTCAAATGTTAAGTCTGCGACAATCCAGGTGTTTCTACAGAACATCCCTGACGTGGTACGTGAAATAACTAAGGTTGGCAAGGAAATTTACTTGTTACGTCTTTTACGTAAATTACACGTAATTTAATAGTAATTTACATTGTGTATAAGGCAATTAAAAACTTTGTTGAAAATCATTGACTTAAGAATTCCTCTAAGAATGCAGGGTAATCCTGAGTGTACGAATTATATGCATTAGCAGATATCATTGCATTGAGTATTTTCTCCTTTAATGTTGAAGTTATGACTGAGAATCTTATAGCCTACGTGTTGTGTCTAAGAAGTTCGGTGAATGCTATAGGAAACAAACAAATTAGAAGATACAAACACGCCTCCTTTATTGCCCTTCAAAATAGCCGCCATCCGCTACAACACACGTTTGGCAACGTTAATATATTTTCTGGAAACTGTCAACAAAGTCCTCTTTAGGAACTGATCGCAGATCAGCTACAGTATCAAGCGATCTTGGATTGCTGCCACGTCCGCAATGTGTGAACCTTTCATGACCCTCTTCAAGTGGGGAAACCGAAAAAGTCCGCAGGAGTCAGATCGGGAGAGTACGGTAGATGGTCAAGAACAGAGATTGGCGCACTTGGATCACACTGTGCGCAGGGCCATTTTCTGTTCACGGCCTCCTTCCCGTAAACTAGCACCGACATTTTATGCGTCTCCATCAATTTTCCCTCAGTTTGTAGCAGAACTTGGTTTACATGCGTTGCTCCATTGCGCTGCTACACTAGCTCTCATTCTGACTACGTGCTACTAGCCGCAGTAGGTCACGTGTATTCCAAGATAGGTACCTTGTGCATGCGTGCGCATCGGCGCCATGTTGCCATTCAAATACGGCACTATTCAAGGAAGATTTTTGACACGCTACGtaaaacagttatttacaaaagtTATTCTAAGTTGACTGTTGCCCGTATTATGTTCTTTGTTAGTATCATTTCTGAAGGAAAAACGAAAAACATAACAAAATTAACACAAATTCCTGTTTTAGAGAAAAGTTGCAATGGCTTATTCATTCACAATGTCAGATTACACACATGTTCTTCCAGTTTAAGTTTGTTGATTAGAATGCGAGGAAGACGCTCTATTTAGTAAACTTTACGAATCGAGGTACATTTATTTTGTTAGGCTGCTACTAGATTTCGGAAATATTTAATAGCTCTGTCTTCTAAGTCACAGTAAAATGAAATGCCCTTGAGCCCTTGAGCTTCTCGTACATAAACGTTCAAAAAGTGTAGTTACTGGAAATAGCTTCTAAACATAACAGACATACACGGTAACTCCAGCCTGTCATAACAGACggctgggtttctcaaattgggagtgtgggttggtcaAGAGCCGAGTCTGGCATAGCTTTCAcgtacttatgccaggctcctcactttcattcctCTATGGGTGCGGACGggagaatacatccgcggtatcccctgcctgtcgtacgagcgACTATAAGGGGACCAGTgtctctaaacttgggagcgtaggtaGGCGACCACGGTTCCCCCTCAGCTtagtctggcattggttccacttaattgtgccaggatgctcactttcttctatcctatccgacctcccttggcctaCTCTTGTTATTTTCCTACCCACACGGTATTTGAGccttcgaggcctagggagtccttcacttTCATGTCCTTTGTGGTACTTCCCTTTCTATGGCCGatcacttcatttttcgaagtgtcggaccccttccatttgccTTCTGATttgtgttagtagaggatggttgcccagttgtacctcctcttagtCTTTTAAGTACCATTTTATGCGAGTGTTGAAAATAACGTCGAGTATTTTATATCCTTTAACGTGGTTTTTAAATTCTTAGATTCTTTCATTCACCTTCTTACCTTCGAATGTAATGATTGAGGTGTTTTCTAAGTTCCACCGTCTGTTTTCATCCATACTCACCTTAGCCAATTGGGGAATTTTACATCTTATTCGTTTCGTTTGTTTCATATCACGAGGAGCCCAATAatccttacaacaacaacaacatatagcGTACTGACCCTGACGTGTGGGCTGACGAGGTAGAGCAGTGGGTTGGCCCGTAGTCTCTCTGCCTCCTCCTGCATCCTCCGGACCTCCTCCCGGCGCGCAGAACTCAGGACTGACACCTCCTCGCGGGACATGGGGTCTGTAGCCTTGGGCAGGCCTTGAACGTCCGGCAAGCTCTTCTTGCGCTGGATGGGAGTCGGCACCGGTATGGCCTGAAAATACAAGAGCAGGCTGTCACTGTTGCTTCTTGGTTCTCACTCCTGTGTAATCTGTGTGTGGGTGTGGTTGTTTTATTGCAGTACTCCcagaaactatagaatttataagcGGTTATACCAGTGGCGGCGCGTTGATAGAACGTCTGGGGGTTCTCTGGCTTGGGAAATAACGTGTTTAAATTTCTTACTTGATGTTTATataatgtaaaataatgatattgcttgattagcaacgcgactttccttttaaggcacacggctgcagctcgaagaatataccagtagcgtagccaggatcatccaatgtgcgggggggggggggggtgatggttACAAAATGAttacagaacataatgaaggtgcttgtctggtgcagcggatccaggacctgctgaccgggtgttcggatgccggcaccagaatcacgtttctgtgggtccaaagccacatgggcatagagggaaacgatttagcagatcaggctgccaaggaggcagttacactgcccccgttgcctttctaggttccagcaagtgatattcgctctcagctgagacatctggttacgtcccattggaagatggagtggcaggccattccacttcccaataagctgagagcgataaaaggaacaacgaaggtatggaggacttcccttcgggcttcgcggagggaagccgtggtattatgtcctcttcggatcggccatggtatcgtgactcactcgcatcttttgaaatgagaaccccctccggtgtgtacctgtggtgaccatcttaccgtggtacacattcttacggtgtgtatggacctggtcgatctgcgccgtagtcttaacctcccgggtaccatatcccttatcttgcgagatgacgagcagtcagcagacctcgtcatccgctttatgagggatagtggtttgttttatcgtatgtaatgatgtcctttgtccttgtgtatttgtgtcaattgcgcttttatcccattgacttcatttagtttgtgttgcgtattttaatgtgttattttatcgtctaatgtaaattatatatctgcactaccaggcaatgccttattccttttctccctgtattttctcttattttattagaaaataaggcattacgtATTAGATCCACTGTTGTTTTAAtgtcatactcattttctcatcaccattttttttaaactcttgtcagtggatacattaaaaaaatttaaatatcatgtatcatgtccatctcgttccattaggggccgatgaccttcgatgttaggccccttaaaacaacaagcatcatcagaaggtgcttgtgcgtgtgccGGGCGCGCATGCGCGAGTGTCATAAGGACacttgatacaagtgaattacgttgatattcagatttcagtaccggtacattacaaaatcttacattaaaatatgaaACAAGAACACTATCATCAAAgtaaatagttttacggcgaatgatACGTTCAGATAACAgactaaaatccaactttcgaggatTCTTAGAAAACAAGATTCAAGAAATCTGATGGTTTTACAATTTTGCCTCTATGAATGTccctttgagtcgactttcacttgtttattttcagtttaactttattttattttgtaaaaaagtTTCATGGAGGGGGGGTAGTTCTAACCCCAGTAGCCCGCCCCCCTCTGCTGGCTACGCCCCTGGAATATTCCAATACAATGAGGaatgaaaaagagagagagaatatgAGGATCAATTTCCTAGCTGATCCAGTTTCATCTGAATTTTGAAGACTTGGCATGCGTAGGAATAATTACTTCAAGAACGTATTAGGCAGACTAGTGTGATTTATGACTTGACGTATTTTGCTCTTTACTTTTCACAAAACATATATTACTAATTAAAACTTTCATTAATCACATATTAATCAAATATTCTTGTTCATTGGGTTAAAGTACATAAGAACAGCAAATTCGTGAAATTAAAATACCTTCAAACGCTACCACACACGGCAAATTTTAACGACGCGCTCTGAGACAGTGTTTCGCCTAATTTCGGGACTGCTCCATGTAGCTCGTGTGTAGCGCTGGTCAACCCACCAGCGATACTTGGGCTATTTACTACTTGCTCCTCACAGCCCTTCACCTTGCGCACCCTCCTCACGTCCCACAGCCCCGCGCCCTCAGTTCAAAAAGTGAACCTCTTCTCTGGTTCcttagagcagtggtattcaaactcttAGGTTGGCGTACCCCCCAAATCCAATTGTTTAACCTTTGTACCCCCGAAGTACAAGTAtactgcgattataccagaaatagcaAATGATTGTTGCTGCATGCCAAATAATATCAACTATCATCATAACCATCTTGCGCAGTTTATCCCACTTTCTCTGCACGTATGAAAGGGTTGTGGccagggatttaaggtcgcatgctctTCTTGTTATTACTAGATTTTCAACTTagaatcccaccccagcaacaccaggaatcaaaacACGGTCGCCGTGATGACAGGCAAGCAGGTAAgacgctacaccaccctgttccccaataataacaataatgtgtgGTACGAAGGTAAtctcaaaaataaggtctcctgttttcttttataaatacatagacctgtttatttgtACAAtcgtttacatcattttacagcttgaacatttagctatttttctacataatcaccatttcggtcgatgcatttttgtagacgctgtgacagtttttgtatgcccatgtcataccagctcgccgccatgctgttcaggaagttgtgaacctcatctttcacctcgtcttcggtgctggcacccatcttgtgcacaccttccggtatttcaacttttccgttaaaattctgtgagcggtgcttcgggaaacctcaggaaccaaagtgcagagatcatccagggtgatccgccgatcttcacgcatgatttgcccaaccttcacgactgtctcgacgtaaattgacggtctcccgctcctttgttcgtcgtgaatttcagtccgactggcTGCAATCTCTCTACACCACTTaggaacatttttgacatccatgcacttgtCGGTAACATTCAACGAGAGCTCCATTTTCAACAGCTGCCAAGCCAAGCCTGAGTGCCTCAGTTTTTTTAATTGGGGGCCCCGGTAGCCCGCTCCCCCGaagtgaccatcgactcaatctacatggcctccgacatgctattaatttctaagaaagagatagcagggaagagtgggaagtgatacaaggagtatctgccggtttccgagttagactcgctaccacggcaagagtttgtattggttaggtagtgttaaggtgtggtgttgaagggtgaggggaaaaccacataggcagaaagagaaatagcctacatgtaaaacctgacatagcctacatgtaaaacctgacaggagtgcctcagcgcggcgtgcgcatgcTTATAaacgagcgcgggaaacactcttcacaatattgtgaccaacaaccacacgaacagagttctgtatttattaaaaaaaaacaggagaccttatttttgggattaccctcgtatataGTCGTTGCTGGATAAAGGAAagctccttcggagtaaagtttacagaagaagtccaaaactgagcggtcagcaatactcggggaactgttcctggcattttcattgcttaaggATAGCGCAGTTATTCGAATATTGGAGTCTTCTGCTCCCTTCTCAGGCagcgcggcaagccttcacaagacagatggttttctcgtgagtggaattacgaggttttcgttGCCTAGCAACGCTATGTATACGAGTATAAATAATGCGACAATTActgtcttctatatatataaaagcaagtcgggctggagcgatgtatatataaatatttaaaaatgaaaaaagacgtgaattaatgaggcacttccagaaatctcagaaatttgaaacttggtacgggagaagctgatgaccccaggatccctagaaagatcggaaattctcaaaattccctgaaggggcacgctggggagggctcaaattttgggctcagcataagaacgcagtcgtatagtatatccaaaacgacaacctacaggtttcgtgggcttaaaaattttggggaatttcctaatttttatcccacgtccccccaaatcaagatggaggtacaacctgccagacgaggtagacaattgaaatttggtgaaattatagcttttggtccctaacagacgggaaaatttcaagatgttcaaatttttcactttttacccccaaagatatcgaaatatggaggcaattttaatgactgtgcagacattccttttgagctattttttggctaaacggtaagtcgtatcacaaaacggatggcacactgtcccttcaattcggagtgatctacaactttggtcctgtgacattttgtcgtatctctctcccttctacgttaaatg
Proteins encoded:
- the jp gene encoding uncharacterized protein jp isoform X3, which encodes MQWYTGDEGLEEEDDLMFSPALLARRASESWISTPPVEAIPVPTPIQRKKSLPDVQGLPKATDPMSREEVSVLSSARREEVRRMQEEAERLRANPLLYLVSPHVREWFSRQQLVLVVLFINISLAIMFFKLLT